A single genomic interval of uncultured Desulfobulbus sp. harbors:
- a CDS encoding MipA/OmpV family protein — protein MQKKKRRLGLVVALAMMPGILTCSSASASGMLELDIENVPAVIGLGVGTMPDYRGSDEYDFGFAPFFRYTLKGQERYVQLLANELTVNVLDDEMFRVGPLVNYHFGRDEDVDDALVSRMQEIDDTVEVGAFADIVWTLSEDRRNRFIVGLKLYQDVGDESDGFRANVSARYWVPVAKPVDLNVSIGASYQDDDYADHYFGVNADNVGSSGLPFFTADGGLNEYYVVLGGIVYLNKNWIVSAGVRGSVISGDPADSPIVDQRGNSTQWLGGIGIGYAFW, from the coding sequence ATGCAAAAAAAGAAGAGGAGACTGGGGCTGGTGGTCGCCTTGGCCATGATGCCGGGAATACTCACTTGTTCAAGCGCCTCGGCATCGGGAATGCTTGAGTTGGATATTGAAAACGTGCCTGCCGTGATCGGACTGGGCGTCGGGACCATGCCCGACTACCGAGGCTCCGACGAATACGACTTCGGCTTTGCGCCGTTTTTTCGCTATACTCTGAAGGGGCAGGAACGGTATGTCCAGTTGCTGGCCAACGAACTGACCGTCAATGTGCTCGACGATGAAATGTTTCGTGTCGGTCCCCTAGTGAACTATCATTTCGGCCGTGATGAGGATGTGGACGACGCGCTGGTGAGCCGGATGCAGGAAATTGACGACACGGTGGAGGTTGGAGCCTTTGCCGATATCGTCTGGACCCTGTCTGAAGACCGGCGGAACCGTTTCATCGTGGGGTTGAAACTGTATCAGGATGTGGGGGATGAGAGCGACGGCTTTCGCGCGAACGTCAGTGCCCGCTACTGGGTGCCGGTGGCCAAACCGGTTGATCTCAATGTCAGCATCGGCGCCTCTTACCAGGATGACGATTATGCCGACCATTATTTTGGGGTGAATGCGGACAACGTCGGCAGTTCCGGGTTGCCGTTTTTCACCGCCGATGGGGGGCTGAATGAGTATTACGTTGTCCTAGGCGGCATCGTCTACCTCAATAAAAACTGGATCGTGAGCGCCGGGGTGCGCGGGTCCGTCATCAGCGGCGATCCTGCCGACAGCCCGATTGTCGATCAGCGCGGCAATTCGACCCAATGGCTTGGCGGTATCGGTATCGGCTACGCCTTTTGGTAA